The Leadbettera azotonutricia ZAS-9 genome has a window encoding:
- a CDS encoding WGR domain-containing protein — translation MKRIFTLKDRTSDKFWTITTDGAKLTTNYGKIRNTAFSSDKSSSFRGYQWPTGDITQRIGEGGQVVEKEFSDDALCNKEAEKQIAKKIKEGYAEQEKLFIDLDEGMQLFQDKRLDEDCKGPQSGDPGKIKILRVALDELDKRGSLEITYGVHIFIQYIEIAIHYATNWLRKINFDDIKRFLYSVPKFKTEKEDILDSITVLYAEGFFIALHTNDVKLEKFCLDHLDENEAFDRMLIAVCRQEHKDDMRQLFLYKNYLRYFESKPFAAKLVEYQMQFQNDPAAALKNFVDLYITIWEEHNSMGSNLLIHYKEVTDSNIQLAGVRFEDIINSIRSWIYKYGNDELLTYIKEKKSRMTSGLEYLIEHKK, via the coding sequence ATGAAAAGGATATTCACCCTTAAAGACAGAACATCGGATAAATTCTGGACCATAACGACAGATGGCGCAAAACTCACCACCAATTACGGGAAAATACGGAATACTGCTTTTTCAAGCGATAAGTCATCGAGCTTTCGCGGCTATCAGTGGCCCACCGGTGACATAACCCAGCGCATAGGCGAAGGCGGACAGGTTGTGGAAAAAGAATTCAGTGACGATGCCCTGTGCAACAAAGAAGCAGAAAAACAGATAGCCAAAAAAATAAAAGAAGGTTATGCGGAGCAGGAAAAATTATTTATCGATCTTGACGAAGGGATGCAGCTTTTTCAGGATAAAAGGCTGGACGAAGATTGCAAAGGACCGCAATCAGGAGATCCCGGAAAAATAAAAATTCTGCGAGTGGCATTGGATGAACTTGACAAGAGGGGTTCACTCGAAATCACCTACGGCGTCCATATCTTTATTCAGTATATAGAAATCGCCATACATTATGCAACAAATTGGCTTAGAAAAATTAACTTCGACGATATTAAGCGATTTTTATATTCTGTGCCGAAATTCAAAACAGAAAAAGAGGACATCCTTGACAGTATTACGGTTCTCTATGCAGAAGGCTTTTTCATTGCCCTGCATACCAATGATGTCAAGCTCGAAAAATTCTGTCTGGATCACCTTGATGAAAACGAGGCCTTTGACCGTATGCTCATTGCAGTATGCAGGCAAGAACATAAAGACGATATGCGGCAATTGTTCCTGTATAAAAACTACCTGCGCTATTTTGAAAGCAAGCCCTTTGCGGCAAAGCTTGTGGAATATCAAATGCAATTTCAAAATGATCCCGCCGCGGCCTTAAAAAATTTTGTCGATCTGTATATTACAATATGGGAAGAACATAATAGCATGGGGAGCAATCTGTTGATCCATTATAAAGAAGTTACCGATTCAAACATACAGTTAGCGGGGGTACGTTTTGAAGATATTATCAATTCTATACGCTCATGGATTTATAAATATGGCAACGATGAGCTATTGACGTATATCAAAGAAAAGAAAAGCCGGATGACCTCGGGATTAGAATACTTAATCGAGCATAAAAAATAG
- a CDS encoding HD domain-containing phosphohydrolase gives MKIRMDQLIMALSDALDIVEGELLGVAGHHGKRVAVLSAAMGKELDFNGNDHHGLGTCALFHDNALTEYILAEHSGSTENKPDLGFHCTIGQRNVDSLMLDTDINGFVLYHHERANGAGPFHKKAGEIPLGAELIGMADSLDVKHHFENFPPEKLPDLREEITNSIGENYTPRSAEAFLSVMNEEMLISLRNDHIEQAVENTIPSWSVNMEDKMLISLAEFFTHIIDYKSNFTRRHSTQIANKAWLMAGYYKYPAALKSEIFLAAALHDLGKLATPSLILEKPGKLTDEEFRIIKKHVWHTWTMLKKISGFEKIRDWAAFHHEKLDGTGYHFGKKAEELDFISRLLAVLDIYQAVSEERPYHDRRTHRDTMNILYDMAHSGVVDKEIVRDIDKALVDFSLKDVPLPLIDASIPSLHSIE, from the coding sequence ATGAAAATCCGTATGGATCAATTGATTATGGCGCTGTCCGATGCTCTGGATATTGTTGAAGGGGAACTTCTCGGCGTCGCCGGTCATCATGGAAAGCGGGTTGCCGTACTGTCTGCGGCCATGGGTAAAGAACTTGATTTCAACGGGAATGATCACCATGGCCTCGGAACCTGCGCCCTTTTTCATGATAATGCCCTTACCGAATATATCCTGGCCGAGCATTCCGGCAGCACAGAAAATAAGCCCGATTTGGGATTTCACTGCACCATAGGGCAGCGGAATGTGGATTCCCTGATGCTCGATACGGATATTAATGGCTTTGTCCTGTACCATCATGAAAGGGCAAACGGCGCCGGCCCCTTTCATAAAAAGGCGGGAGAAATCCCCCTGGGCGCGGAATTGATAGGCATGGCAGATTCTCTTGATGTAAAACATCACTTTGAAAATTTTCCGCCCGAAAAGCTCCCCGACCTGCGGGAAGAAATCACCAATAGTATCGGGGAAAATTATACCCCCCGTTCTGCAGAAGCATTCCTCTCTGTGATGAACGAAGAAATGCTCATAAGCCTCCGGAATGATCATATAGAGCAGGCTGTTGAAAATACAATTCCTTCCTGGTCGGTGAATATGGAAGATAAAATGCTCATTAGTTTAGCTGAGTTCTTTACCCATATCATCGACTATAAATCGAATTTTACCCGTCGGCATTCAACACAGATTGCAAACAAGGCCTGGCTGATGGCGGGTTATTACAAGTATCCGGCGGCGCTCAAATCGGAGATATTCCTGGCGGCGGCCCTCCACGATCTGGGAAAGCTTGCCACTCCCAGCTTAATTCTTGAGAAACCAGGCAAGCTGACCGACGAAGAATTTCGCATTATCAAAAAACATGTATGGCACACATGGACAATGCTCAAGAAAATTTCCGGGTTTGAAAAAATCAGAGACTGGGCTGCCTTCCACCATGAAAAGCTCGACGGTACAGGCTACCACTTTGGCAAAAAAGCCGAAGAGCTGGATTTTATTTCCCGGCTGCTTGCCGTCCTAGATATTTACCAGGCAGTAAGTGAGGAAAGGCCCTACCATGACAGACGTACCCACAGGGATACCATGAATATTTTATACGATATGGCGCACAGTGGTGTTGTTGATAAAGAGATTGTGCGGGACATCGATAAGGCTTTGGTTGATTTCTCTCTTAAGGATGTGCCGCTGCCATTAATAGATGCATCTATCCCTTCTTTGCATTCCATAGAATAA
- a CDS encoding SWIM zinc finger family protein has protein sequence MDREGDLVNLSASPEAAALAPAFKVFAEEGFLLTLTNRGVYNRSRRDYDALTDSVTLSAEEGRLAVNFGDVKVILDRNIAQSRCSCPAGTTCRHIVMALFAAEELARQQAAVETEQAADFSELEQISLETLKKEGGKKNYEAALNFLREDFEVEFSGGQESGEMLAIYIEAFDITVYFPREESIGASVCKCGEKGLCLHRLIAILAFQKERELIDLDAEFAAGLNASTGTGISFLSLLENARAYTGSLIDKGLMSADDTDIEGARQLSLKLEGAGIGNLSRLFRSAATDMENMGAKNAAFDPTRTFSTLSRIYTTISLILARPEDTERRTALIEKSRSVYRTLPLGHFIGLGAHPWQTRSGYAGVTVLVFHNEKNVFRTYTVSMADFYEGTQSMTNFQGLKSLMTSTKNREENAHWDTDNSLQTISRSAFTLRNFKLNDEGRLSSSRGTHYSFQGKTTLEKIDEMKDSIVAESSPVSEGEIEKTLVYDYFEKNSGRKYRFAIAESITNCEYDRVNQKLTFTINSGGDGLPAFISYSAINKGAIKYIEALAKMNFTRRCFIGETGPQGFIPLSMITCAGVENFYFSAPPKTDVPETGTPEAQP, from the coding sequence ATGGATAGGGAAGGTGATCTCGTGAATTTAAGCGCCAGCCCGGAAGCCGCCGCCCTTGCCCCTGCTTTCAAGGTCTTTGCGGAAGAGGGCTTTCTCCTTACCCTGACCAACAGGGGCGTCTACAATCGTTCCCGCAGGGACTACGATGCCCTGACCGATTCGGTAACGCTTTCCGCAGAAGAAGGCCGGCTCGCAGTAAATTTTGGCGATGTCAAAGTCATTCTCGACAGGAACATTGCACAAAGCCGCTGCAGCTGCCCCGCCGGGACCACCTGCCGACATATCGTTATGGCCCTCTTTGCTGCAGAAGAACTTGCGCGGCAGCAAGCCGCTGTTGAAACCGAACAGGCTGCGGACTTTTCCGAGTTGGAACAGATCAGCCTTGAGACCCTCAAAAAAGAAGGAGGAAAGAAAAACTACGAAGCGGCCCTGAATTTTTTGCGCGAAGATTTTGAAGTGGAATTCTCCGGCGGACAGGAAAGCGGCGAAATGCTGGCTATTTATATAGAAGCTTTTGACATCACGGTCTACTTTCCCCGGGAGGAGAGCATAGGCGCATCGGTCTGCAAGTGCGGGGAGAAGGGACTCTGCCTGCACCGCCTGATTGCCATACTGGCTTTTCAAAAAGAGCGGGAGCTTATCGACCTTGATGCGGAGTTCGCTGCAGGACTAAACGCTTCCACCGGAACCGGAATATCGTTCCTAAGCCTTCTGGAAAACGCCAGGGCCTATACAGGTTCCCTCATCGACAAGGGGCTTATGTCTGCGGATGATACGGACATTGAGGGGGCCCGGCAGCTTTCGCTCAAACTCGAAGGCGCCGGGATTGGCAACCTCTCCCGGCTTTTCAGGAGCGCCGCCACGGACATGGAAAACATGGGGGCAAAGAACGCCGCCTTTGATCCCACGCGGACCTTCTCCACCCTTTCCCGCATCTACACCACGATTTCCCTGATCCTCGCCCGTCCCGAGGATACCGAACGCCGGACAGCCCTTATCGAAAAGAGCCGCAGCGTGTACCGAACTCTGCCCCTGGGACACTTTATCGGCCTCGGCGCCCATCCCTGGCAGACCCGCTCCGGTTATGCGGGGGTTACGGTCCTCGTTTTTCATAATGAAAAAAACGTCTTTAGAACTTATACGGTGAGCATGGCGGATTTTTATGAGGGAACACAAAGCATGACAAATTTTCAGGGTCTCAAATCCCTGATGACTAGTACGAAAAATCGGGAAGAGAACGCTCACTGGGACACAGACAATTCCCTTCAAACCATTTCACGAAGCGCTTTTACCCTGCGGAACTTCAAGCTTAATGATGAAGGGAGGCTTTCTTCATCCAGGGGGACTCACTATTCCTTCCAGGGAAAGACCACCTTGGAAAAAATTGACGAAATGAAAGACAGCATTGTTGCGGAAAGCTCCCCTGTTTCGGAGGGGGAAATTGAAAAAACACTTGTGTATGATTACTTTGAAAAGAACTCAGGACGTAAATACCGTTTTGCGATCGCCGAGAGCATCACTAACTGCGAATATGACAGGGTAAACCAAAAGCTGACCTTTACGATAAACTCCGGCGGTGATGGGCTTCCCGCCTTTATCAGCTATTCGGCGATCAACAAGGGCGCCATAAAATATATCGAGGCATTGGCAAAAATGAATTTTACCCGCCGCTGCTTTATCGGCGAAACCGGCCCTCAGGGTTTTATCCCCCTCAGCATGATCACCTGCGCGGGGGTAGAAAATTTCTACTTTTCTGCCCCACCCAAGACCGACGTTCCCGAAACTGGCACTCCGGAGGCGCAGCCATGA
- a CDS encoding VWA domain-containing protein, whose protein sequence is MSDVNNPSSKGPPAALQAARWRLILGDFAEDALPLDGDDQELNEALEFLYGREYGPGQGIRDDEGDGDGEGENGQGAAVGRRGGKGGSRLTIPGWIAKIQKLFPRRTVELMQKEALDRYHLTEILTDPEVLKTMEPNLDLLKNILTFKHIIPESVKSLAYQIVEKVIREIQKKLETQVRRTFLGKKLPNSSTSYKIFRNFDFKRTIGKNLKHYNAEYKTIVAERLYFTQNVRRYNPWNIIILVDESGSMLDSVIYSSVMASIFAKLPFLAVKLVIFDTSLVDLSDHIDDPVGILMKVQLGGGTDINGALEYAKKLITAPQKTMVVLVSDLYDGSDYRLMYKSSRDIIESGAKLFVLPALDYQASSVYDKNAALHFAKMGASVAAITPEDLAEWIGKVIS, encoded by the coding sequence ATGAGTGATGTAAATAATCCGTCATCAAAAGGCCCACCGGCAGCTTTGCAAGCGGCCCGCTGGCGACTCATACTCGGCGATTTTGCCGAAGACGCCCTGCCCCTGGACGGCGATGATCAAGAACTCAACGAGGCGCTGGAATTTCTCTACGGCAGGGAATACGGTCCCGGTCAGGGTATACGGGATGATGAGGGCGATGGTGACGGAGAAGGGGAAAATGGGCAAGGCGCAGCTGTGGGTCGCAGAGGCGGCAAGGGCGGAAGCCGGCTGACCATACCCGGATGGATCGCAAAGATACAAAAATTATTCCCCCGGCGGACAGTGGAGCTCATGCAGAAGGAAGCTCTGGACCGGTACCACCTCACCGAAATCCTCACCGACCCAGAGGTTCTTAAAACCATGGAGCCGAACCTGGATCTCCTCAAGAACATACTCACATTCAAACACATCATCCCTGAAAGTGTTAAATCCCTGGCCTATCAAATTGTAGAAAAGGTGATACGGGAGATTCAGAAAAAATTGGAGACCCAGGTAAGGCGGACCTTCCTCGGGAAGAAGCTTCCCAACTCAAGCACTAGTTATAAAATTTTCCGCAACTTTGATTTTAAGCGGACTATCGGAAAAAACTTAAAGCATTACAACGCTGAATATAAAACCATTGTGGCGGAACGGCTCTACTTTACCCAAAATGTCCGGCGCTACAATCCCTGGAACATCATCATCCTTGTGGACGAAAGCGGCAGTATGCTGGATTCTGTGATCTATTCATCGGTGATGGCCAGCATCTTTGCAAAGCTCCCCTTCCTGGCGGTAAAGCTTGTAATCTTCGATACCTCCCTCGTGGACCTAAGCGATCATATCGACGATCCTGTAGGAATACTGATGAAGGTTCAGCTTGGCGGGGGGACCGATATTAACGGCGCTCTGGAGTACGCAAAAAAACTTATCACTGCCCCGCAGAAAACGATGGTAGTATTGGTGAGCGATCTTTACGACGGCAGCGATTACCGGCTCATGTATAAAAGTTCCCGAGACATCATCGAATCGGGGGCAAAACTCTTTGTACTCCCTGCACTGGATTATCAGGCTTCCAGTGTTTATGACAAGAACGCCGCCCTCCATTTTGCAAAGATGGGCGCAAGCGTTGCCGCCATTACCCCGGAAGATCTCGCCGAATGGATAGGGAAGGTGATCTCGTGA